One Candidatus Nitronauta litoralis genomic window, AAAAAGGAGACCCCTTGATTTTTTCATTTGAAATTCTTTTGCTTCTTTTGCTGCTTGTTACCGCCGCAGGAGCAATCATGGTCAAGGATTTGATGAGTTCCGTCCTGCTCCTGGGATCTTATAGCTTTTTCCTTGCGTTGGTATGGGCATGGTTCGGGGCTGTTGATGTCGCCTTTGTGGAAGCAGTTGTAGGGGCTGGGTTGGGAACAGTTCTCTTCCTGTTAACCTTATTCGGCACCGCTCCCAAAGACACTCGGCTTAGACGTCCTCCTCCCACTTTGTCGACGTTAATTGTTTTCCCTTTATTGGGAGTTCTTTTGCTCTATGCCGCAAATGACCTTCCTGGATTTGGGGACCCGAATTCTCCTGCGAGTGTCCATATCTCGCCGACTTATCTGGAGCGGAGCTATCAGGATACCCACACCCCGAATGTTGTGACTTCGGTGCTGATGGACTACCGATCGCTTGATACGATGGTCGAAACCGTGGTGATTTTTACTGCGGGTATTGCGTGTGCTTTATTGCTCAGGAGGCATGTTTAATGATACGTCCACACGACAGCATTATCGTACAGACGTTAGGACGGTTCCTCGTTCCTGTCGTCCAGATATTTGGCTTGTATGTTCTGTTTTTTGGGCAATACGGACCAGGGGGAGGATTTGTGGGCGGGGTAATTCTGGGTACTGGGATGATCTTGTCGGTTTTGATATTTGGTCACGATGCTTCCCGGAGTCAAATTGCAAAAAAGATTTTACATGGTGATGGGGTCGGGATGCTGATCTATGCGGGAGTAGGCGGCCTGTGTATGATTGGAGGTGGAGAGTTTCTGAATTATGCGAATCTGGAAATTCCAGGGCTTGAAGAGGCTTCCAGAAGGTCTTTGGGGATCGTGCTCACGCAAGTTGGTGTGGCCGTGGATGTAGCGGTAACAGCCGTTTCCATTGTGTTCAGCTTGTCTGCTGAAGAGATTATGGAGGATTCCATAAATGGCTGATGCAATTCTCGCAGTTTTCCAGCGACCCAATTTTCTGGTTTTCGTCATCATATTTCTTTGGGGTTTTTATATCATGGTCACCCGATACAATCTCGTGAAGAAACTCATCGGGATGTATCTGGTGCAAACCAGCGTGATATTTTTTCTGGTATCTATTAGTGCGAAGAGGGGCGCTACGGTTCCTGTGCTCGTGTCAACCACTGAACCGGTGCAAGCCGCCAGTTACGCGAATCCGTTGCCTCATGTATTAACGCTGACAGCCATTGTGGTCGGTGTAGCGACTACAGGAGTGGGGTTAGCCTTGTGCGCGGCGATCTATAGAAGATATGGAAGCCTTGACGAACAAAAAATCCTCGAAAAACTAGAATGATTCACCAACTTCCCGTAGTCCTGTTCCTCCTCCCATTGTTTGCCGCTATCTCCATGCCGGTGGTTTGTCTGAAACACCGACATTGGAGTCAGCCAATTTCCATGGCAATTCTTTCTGCAATGGTGCTGGTCTCGATCTTAAATCTGTTATACGTCATTGAACATGGGGAGATGAGGTATGTGTTTGGCGGGTGGGCTGCGCCCTTTGGCATTGAATGGGTGGCTGATGGATTAGCAAGTGTGATCATGGTGGTATTGAGTGCCCTGGGCTTGTTGGGGGTGGTGTTTACGGTATCAACAGTCCCGAAGGATCTGGGTGGACGAATCGTCCACTATTATACGTTGGTGCTGCTATTGATTTCAGCCATGACGGGTATTGTGTTTGCCGGGGACTTATTCAATCTGTTCGTGTTTTTAGAGGTTGCTGCTATTTCGAGTTACGCTCTTATTGGTTTAGCAGGAGGAAGAGCCCTGTTTGCAGCTTTTCGATATCTTGTTTTGGGGACTCTGGGTGCCTCCCTTTATCTTTTAGGGGTGAGTTATCTTTATGCGGTGAGTGGCACACTGAATATGTCGGATTTGGCTGTCATAATTCCCTCCTTACTCAGTTCTAAAGCTTTGGTGGGTGGACTGCTTTTTATGTTTATTGGTCTGGGAATCAAAATGGCCCTGGTTCCATTCCATTCATGGATGCCGGAAGCCTACTCCTATGCACCCGAGTCCGTTTCTCCAATTCTGGCTTCACTCGTCACTAAAGTAGCGCTTTTGGCGTGGATCAGGGTGATTTACTGGGTCTTTAACGCTTCAATTGTTATTTATAATATTCCGATTTTGTTATTGGTAGAAGTTCTTGGCGCATTGGCGGCGATCATAGGGGCGAGTCTGGCTCTGGCTCAGAAGGATATTAAAATGATGTTTGCCTATGGAGGGATTTCCCACATCGGCATTATTCTTATTGGAATCGGCCAGGGCAACGCAACGGGTTTTGCGGGAGGTATTTTTTATTTACTGAATGATGCTGTTATGCAGGCTGCCTTGTTCTTTTTAGCAGGCGTGGCGTTTTGTCAATATGGGGTCAGAACTGTTGAAGACATTGGCCGTGTTGGGAAGCACGCTCCGTGGCTTACGGGATCGTTAATTGTTGTGGCTATGGGCATGATTGGCCTGCCTCCGACAGGTGGGTTTTTTGGAAAGTGGTACATCATTCTTGGGGCGTTGGATGCGGGCAATTATGTTTCGGTAGCTGCGGTTTTACTCTCTACGCTCTTGACACTTGCTTATTTCGTTAAACTGTTCGAGGGAATTTTCCGAAAAACCTCAACTCCATCAGACATTCCATCGAGTGAAATTCCCTTTTCCTTTAAACTGACCCTGGGTATCACATCTGCGGCAGTTGTGATTCTTGGATTATTGAGCGCTCCCATTGTTGAGCTCTTGCTGAGCCGGACTCTGCCACCAGGTCTCTAAGGGAAATCATGGCCATTTTCATCCTCATTCCTTTGCTTCCGCTCCTCGCTTCCATACTTCTTTTTACTGGTGGGCGACGCTGGGGTGAGAACGGTCACCGGATCGGGATTCCTGCAATCGGCCTTTCCTTTGCGCTATCCGTGGCCGCTTTTGTTGAGGTGTTGGGAAATGGTCCATTTTCTGTTTCTCTTTATCGTCTCTTTCAATCGGGCTCATTAACCATAGACATTTCGTTGTACGTCGACCAACTGACGGTTCTGCTTTTGCTCCTTGTCACAGGCGTCAGTGGAGTGGTGCATGTTTACTCTTCTCGTTACATGATAGGAGAGCCTCGCTACAATCGATTTTTCGCCGTCATAGCCCTGTTTACTTTTTCAATGATTTTGCTGGTCATGAGCGGTAACCTCCTGATGTTGTTGATCAGTTGGGAAGTCATGGGGATCTGTTCCTATTTGTTAATCTCTCATGCAGCCGAGCGGCCATCAGCAGGGAAGGCGGCCACCAAAGCTTTTCTGGTCAACGCTGTTGCAGATATCGGACTGAGCTTCGGCATCATACTTACCTTTTTTACCTTCGGCACACTCGATATCCAGACTATTCTGGCTCAGGCAGAGGGTATGCAGGACCATACCATCAATATCCTGGGATGGATGGGAATGGAGCTCTTTATCCATCCCGTCACCGTCATTCCCTTTTTCCTCTTTATGGGGGCTATGGGAAAATCAGCACAAATGCCATTTCATGTATGGTTGCCCTTCGCGATGGAAGCCCCGACTCCGGTTTCGGCACTCATTCATGCAGCCACTATGGTGAATGCAGGTCCCTTTTTGCTGGTGCGACTGAGTCCGTTGTTTGTCCTTTCTCCCTGCGCCATGACGTTTATTTTTATTGTCGGAGCTGCAACCGCAGTATTTGCCGGGATAGTTTCGCTGACTCAGTCGGACATCAAAAAGATTTTGGCCTATTCGACAATCAGTCAAATTGGATTCATGGTCATGGCATGTGGTTTAGGCGCGTTTGCAGTGGCAATTTTCCATCTTCTTGCACATGGATGTTACAAAGCCTTCTTTTTTCTATCCACCGGCAATTCGTTGAGGTCAGTGGAGCAGGATCTTGAACACGCTGACCATGAACATCACAATTCCGATGGCATGGGGGTTTTATATGGCGGGGCCTTGTTGCTGGCGCTGCTCCCTCCATTTGTGTTGTTCTCTGGGTCCTATGAAAATTTGTGGAAAGTCACAGGATTTGCTTCTGCTTCTCTCGGATTCAAAGTCATTGGCCTGATCACGGTATTTGTGGCGTCCCAGTATTTATTTAAGGGAGTGACATCGATTTTTGCTCACGGTCCAAAAACGTATTGGCCGGCTTCCGGTGAATATGGCCAGGAGGCCCAATTTGCCAGGCCGAAGCTTTTTAATAGCTCCATATTAACTGGTCTGGTTCTGGCATTGGTTCTGGTGGGTGGGTTAATGACTCTGTTTTGGAATTGGTTCGCAAACTTTCTTGCTCCGGTTTTTATTTTTCAAAAAGTCTTGTTGGGTGCCGGTGAAGTTGAACAGGGAGTTTCAGTATGGCTTGTGGTTTCCCTTGGTGTCGCTGCAGTTGGGTGGGCCTATGCTTACCTGAATCAGAACCGTTCTCAACATCAGCTTTCCAGATCCATTTGGAAAAGCAATCGTTTTTATGTTCTTTTTTGGAATAAGGGTTATTTTGATGAAATCTATGATGTATATCTGATAAAACCAACCATTCGATTTGCACACTGGATGTGGCAGAGGATTGACATAAAGGTAATAGATCGGTTCATTCATTCTATAGCTAACTATTCAGTGAATTTTGCCAGATGGCTGTGGCGAATAATGGATGTCAGCATTATTGACCGGTTCATTCATTTTATTGCGTCTTATTCTGTAAAGTTTGCCGGGCGGTTGTGGCGGATTGTGGATATTCGCTGGTTGGAGAAAAATGTGGGTGAAATGGCGGAGCAGGTAAATGATGCGGGACAAATTCTGCAAGAGATGGAATCCCGCACCATTCAACATCAACTACTAGTAATGATTTTCTGGTTGGTGGCAATGACCGGCCTCCTGTATTTCCTGGTTTAGGAGGTTTGCGGTTTGTATTGCTATAATTACGAATGGGTCTGATTGTAAAACGCCAAATGTCATTTTTTCCTGCGCCGTTGAGTCGTCGGGAATTTGCTTCATTTTGAGGTAGGGGGTATTTTTAATGGCTATGTTGATGGATCATCTGATTAGTTGGATGATTGCTGTTCCTTTTTTAGGAATCGTCATTCTGGCTTTTGTGCGTAAAGTTGAATCGATTCGAAGAATAGCTTTTATCATCACCTTGGTGGAGTTTTTTCTTTCGCTGATTCTCTGGGGAGGATTTGACCCCACCCAGCATGAAATGCAGTTCGTGGAACGCGTGATGTGGATGTCCACGTTCAATATTCAGTATGCAGTTGGTGTTGACGGCATCAGCATACTTCTGGTGCTTCTCACCGCTTTTCTTTGCCCGCTTTGCATTCTTTGTTCCTGGACCGGAATCACAACACGGGTAAGAGCCTACCTGTCGTTAATCCTGCTGGTTGAAGGCGCGATGATCGTGGTCTTCACTGCCCTCGACCTTTTCCTGTTTTTCATGCTTTGGGAAGTCACGATGATTCCCATGTATTTCATGATCATTCTATGGGGAGGTCCCAATCGTATTGCCGCCGGGCTTAAATTTGTGTTGTACAGCCTGACAGGAAGCCTGCTCCTGCTGGTGGGAATATTGGGTATTTATCTCAACGGTGGGCATACCTACGACCTGTTGGTGTTGTCTGAACAAACTTATTCTTCCAGCACTCAATTCTGGTTATTCCTGGCATTCTTCCTGGCCTTTGCCATAAAAATGCCAATGGTTCCTTTTCATACCTGGCTGCCGGACGCTCACTCTGAAGCCCCTACCGCTGGCAGTGTGATTCTGGCCGGGGTGTTATTGAAAATGGGAGGATACGGGTTCCTGCGGTTTTGTCTGCCGATGTTTCCGGAGGCTTCAGCGAATTTTGCTCCTTTTATTTTATGGTTGTCTGTCATTGCGATTATCTATGGCGGGTATCTCGCGCTGGCGCAATCGGATTTGAAAAAACTCGTAGCCTATTCCTCGGTCTCTCACATGGGGTTTGTTACCCTCGGGATTTTTGTATTCAATAGCCAGGGTATTCAGGGAGCAGTATTGCAAATGTTTAATCATGGGATCACAACTGCCGCCTTGTTTATTGCTGTGGGACAATTATACGACCGCACTCACAGTCGTGCGATATCGGACTACGGTGGTTTGCATAAGCCCATGCCAAGGTTTGTGGCGTTTTTCTTTTTGTTTTCCGTCGCCGCCTTTGGGTTGCCGGGCACCTGTAATTTTATTGGTGAGTTTTTAGTTCTGGTAGGAACATCCTATGTCAGTTTTGCCATGGTGCTTATTTCCATGGGCGGTATTCTATTGGCGGCCTCTTATATGTTGTGGATGCTCCAGAGGCTGGTGTTGGGAGAGCCAAAAACCGAAGCCGCTAAAGTTCTCCCGGATTTGTCGAACCGGGAACTGGCTACCCTGATTCCATTAGCCATTATGATATTGGGAATTGGTTTGTACCCAGGTCCTTTAATGGAGGCGATGGACACGAGTGTGCTTCAACTCATTGAAGAAACTACTGGATCCCAGTTAGATGAGGTGACTCAGCTTCCGGTTGTGAAGTAAAAACTTTTCTTTATGTTCGAGTAAGCCCTTCTCCAAGGATTTTATTGAGCATATTTTGGTATTTTATGACAAAGATGGTTTTGCACTAACAAAGAGCCAATTTGCGTCCATTTGTAAAGCCATGCAGGTGGTCGATGAAAACACATTCCTTTTTTCAATCACGGAGGGTTCTGATCCATCATACAAAATGATCCTGGAAAATTGTGGTTTTCCCATTGGCGATGATTTGTATAAAGAATATTTAGGCCTTAAAAATTATGCTTTGGAAAATGCTTTGTTTTCTACCAATTTATTTCTTTTGATGGTTGTTTCAGTTACGGAGGACGTGGCGATTACAATAAAACGATCCCTTGCATTGTCTGTTTTAAATACCCAAAGTATTTTGAGATCCTGACGATATTTAGTTTAATTAAGGTTGGTTTTTATGTGGCAATGGCTTCGCAATACTCAGCGAAAAAAAATACTGTCTGCTTCTTTTCCAGAAGAGTGGGAGAGGTGTATTCAAAGTAACATCCAAAACTACCATCACCTCAATGCTGAAGAAAAACAGCGCCTACGGAACCTTGTTCAGGTCTTTATTGCTGAAAAGGATTGGGTGGGATGCAATGGCCTGGAAATGACCGATGAGATTCGCGTGATTATCGCGGCCCATGCCTGCTTGTTGATCCTGGCGTTGCCAAATGACTATTACCGAAAAGTGGAATCTATATATGTTTATCCAACAACCGTTCTTTCTCCCGAAAATTCCATAGGATTTTTCGAAGTTCGTACGACACCTGTATCCGGTCCGATGCCAATTCTGGGGGAAGCCCATCGACGCGGTCCGGTGATTCTCGTCTGGGATGCAGTGAAAAGGGAAACCCGCCATCCGGAACACGGCCATAATGTTGTTTATCACGAATTCGCTCATAAACTGGATATGCTCGATGACAGTGCTGACGGTACTCCACCCCTGGCAACTCCTGAGGAATATCAGCGATGGGTTGAAGTCTGTTCCAAAGAATATCTGAAGTTATGTGACCAGGTGGAACAGGGCAGGCCTACTTTCCTGGACAGTTATGCGGCAACCAATGAAGCGGAGTTTTTCGCGGTGGCGACCGAATATTTTTTCAGTAAGCCTGAAACCATGAAAGACCATCATCCAATACTTTATCAGGTGTTACAGGGTTTTTATCGGCAGGATCCAGCAAATAGAGCCGTTGCCCACCGACTTTTTTAGAATAGAATGAGCATTCGCTATCCTGCCCTTGTTGTTAGCCAAAAAAGACTTGACGAAAATCCACCAGGTCTTTTTTACCATTTATTAATTTCACAATTGCAAACTATCTAACGTAAACCAAATTTCAATCTAACAGACCTGGTTTATCTTTCCAGAGATTGATTGATATACAAAAGTTTATTCAATCCGTGAAATGGGAAGAGTAAAAATTAAACAGTTGCCACCTCCCACCCGGCAAGTATTTAGAAGCCCTTCCCTGGAGCCAATGATGAAAATCGCAGAAGACAAATCCGAAATACAATACCTTCAAACAGAGGCATCAGCCGACCAAAATATTCGCGCCTTGGAGGTTCCCCAGATCCTTTCCGAAGAACTCACAGAATGGGATTATGAAACCTACCGTCGCATCACAACTGTTGAGCTGAATGAGATTCAGGAAGAGCGGATACGGATACCAAAAAACACCTTTCCAAGGCAAGACACAGTTGTAGCCATGCACTGGCATCCGGAATTTATTCCCATGGAGATGATTCGGGAAAGAGTGTGTACGATGTTTCCAAATAAATCGCAGGAATTGATAATCCCCACCAACCATAACATTCTGAATAGTTACGATGGGAAATACACCGGTGTAGAGGTTGATTGTTTTGCGCGGCCATTCAATCGAAAAGTTCAAATACTGCTTCATTTCGAGAATTCCAGGCTTGAAAAAGCCGATGTTCTCAAATCGATGCTCAAGCACACTCTTAAATATCGCTCCAGCCAGTTGTTTGAATTGATTCATTCCATTGTGGATCCCAATCTTGATCACCGGCTGCAGGCAGCTGGAAAAATGTATGGGGCCGATGATGACCTGTTGCGGTTTGTAAAAGTCTATACAAGGAAGCTGGAGCGGTTACTGGTTGAGCATGAATCGGAAACCCCTCAAGATCACATCAAGAATAAATTACTGGCAAATTACTTTGACCAGTTACGGGAAATTTATGATGACCGCTTGATTAAGAGGGCGCAGTTCCTGATCCAGAAGGTAAAGAAAATTGTCAAAAAACATTTTAGTCCGGATTATTTTTACGCAATAGAAGAGTTTATTGAGGAGACCAGAATGTTAGGGGGAGGAATAGTGATTCCCCATCCGGAGCAATTCTGGCCTATTCTTCTTGCAGAATACGATGTTGATGGGATTGAAGCGTGGAATCCTCAATCTCAGGAATACACTGAATTTTTAATCAATGTAGTGAATTTGAAAAACAAAACGCAATTGTCGGGCCAGCGTCCTATTTTGATTTTTATGGGTGATGATTGTCATCTAAGCGAAAAAATCAAGGAGCCTCAAAACCAGAATAAGGAAAAGGTAAAACGGGAAGTAGGTTTCCAACCGGCTTGGGACGATCTTGCCATTCGCAAAAGTCTGATTGTTGCAAACATGGACCGGCAAAAACTGATAGAAGAATATCTGGCGCGGCTCGGATAAGCCCGCTTGGGAAAAAGAAAAGTTCCGTAGATTCTTAATTTGTCAAATAGCTCCGGCTGGAGAAAGGGAGAAGTGTGTCTTTTCCCTTAAGGGTCGGGGTACGACTTCACAAAGAGGGTTTTATGGCTTCAATGGATGACGAATTTCGTCACGAATCTCTTCAAGATACAGAATCCATTCGTAACTACCTTCAAGCCCTCCTGGATGGTTTTGAAAATGGACGGATTTTGTTTGGTACCCGCAAAAAAAAATTAATCCTTGAGCCCAACGGGTTGTTAAACCTTGCCGTTAAGGCACGACGAAAAAATAAGGAAGTAAGGATTTCAGTGAAAATTAACTGGAAAGAAGAAAAAGACGGCAAAGATGCAGGAAAAGACCTGCTTGAAATCAAGCCCGGTAAAAAGAAGAACCGGTAAAAATTGAGATAACCTATGCAAAAAACTGAAATTGAAAAAAGCGGCATTTTATCCAATCAAGGAATTGACCGTAATTTTAAAACATTGATCTTGGAAGTTCAAAAACAGGTCCAAAATACACGCGAGGTTCTTGATCAGCCTGATGGCAAACGGAAAAATAAGATTCTTTCCCGCGATGACTATATCGATAATTTAAAAAGCCTGATTGAAAACAAGTGTTTCTACAGCAATCTCAAAGGTAATCTTGAAAAACGGGATGTTGATCTGATCCGGGCTATTAATATTATTACTTCAAACCTGGAGCATATTGCCGACTATTCGGTCAATATTATTTCACAACTGCATTATTTGGACGATCCACTTTTTTTGCATAATTTCGAATACAAGCCTTTGTTCGACGAAGTGACCGGGGCATTGAAGCTTGTTGAAAAATCTCTTCGAAAGCGCGACATAAACCAGGCCTTTAAAATCTGCAGGTCCGAGCAAACGATCGATAGTCTTTTTGCAATGCAATTTAAAAAAATAATGGATGATCTCCGCAAGGGGCGAAACATTGAAAACCTGGTCACAACCCTTTTTATACTGCGTTACCTGGAACGGATGGGAGACCAGATGTTGAATATTGGCGAAGCCATTATCTTCGCAGGTGTCGGTGAAAAACTCAAAATCAGCCACATAGAAGCCCTTGAGGATTCCATGGAAGGTATCGATATCCACGGGCCCATCACCAATCTCAGTATTGAATCATTTCTTGAGACCAAATCTGGTTGCAGAATAAACAGAATTCAGGGGCCGGAAACTGCGGACCAGGAAACAGGGGTTATATTCAAGGAAGGCCAGATCGACAAACTCGAACAGGAAAACAAAAATATCAGGCTGTGGGAAAAAATCAAACCCGGGTTGCCTCCCCGGGTGTTTGGGTTTAACAAAAATGGGAAATCAGCTTCCATACTTCTTGAATTTCTAAACGGGACAACACTTCAAAAAGCACTTTTGGAATCCAATCGTGGATTACTGGACAAAGCCATGAACCAGTTGACAGAGGATCTGGAAGACCTCTGGTTAAAATCTAAAAACCCCCAACCAGTGCAGGCAAATTTCATAAATCAAACAAGTCAACGAATAGAAGATATTTTCCATACGCACCCGGATTTTAAGCTGCTTGAAAAACAAATTGGAAGCCACCGCACATTGTCTCTTCCCGCTCTTCTTGAACAAACCCAAAAGATTGAGGAAGAAATTGGAGGGGCTCCATTTTCCGTATTGATCCACGGTGATTTTAATATAGACAATGTTTTGTTTAATGAGGCCGATAGCACAATTCATTTTATTGACCTTCATCGGTCCAAACCGCAGGATTACGTTCAGGATATCTCAGTATTCATTCTGTCAAACTTCAGGTTGCCTGTATTTGTTAACCGAATTCGTAAAAACATTAACAACATGACGTTAAGGATGTTTTGCTTTGGCAGGAATTTTGCCAAAAAACAGAAAGATCCAACCTATGAGGCCAGGTTGGCACTAGGTTTGATTCGTTCCTTTACAACTTCAACCCGGTTTGAATTCAATAAGGAATTTGCCTCCACCATGCTGTTAAGAGCAGTGTACTTGATGGAAAAATTAATGGGTTTTAGAGGAAAACCCTGGGCTCAGTTCCGGCTTCCTCAAGAGGTTCTTTCATATTGAAGGGAAACAGTATTATGCAAAAAAAATACTCACCCAAAATCGGGGTTATTGGAATTTCGGGGATGTGGTCTTCTGACCATCTGGCGGATGTAATCCAGGGAAAAACCGGGTTTCGAATGGTAATCAATATGGAAGAGGTTCTTTTCGATATGGAACAGGGCACCGTCACCTTCCAGGGGCAAAGCCTTCTCGATCTTGATGCTTTAATTATTAAAAAACTTGGAGCTGAATACACACCTGATTTACTTAGCAGGCTTGAAGTCCTGAGATATGTTGAAGACTGTGGTGTTCAAATTTTCTCCAGACCCGAAAGCATTAATAAGGTACTGGACCGACTCAGTTGCACCAACCAGTTGTTTCGCTCAGATATACCAATTCCATCTACAGTGGTAACAGAAAGCATGGAATTGGCCGAACAAACTGCCAGAAGCATGGGCAAATGTATTTTGAAGCCCCTTTACACCTCCAAAGCCAGGGGTATGGTTGTGCTGGATGAAAATAATAATATTCGTGAAAAGCTGGAAGCCTACCGTACTTCAGGAAACAGAACTTTTTATCTGCAAAAGTGGATTCAGATACCAGGGAAAGATCTGGGAATCGTTTTTCTGGGGGGAAACTATCTGGCAACTTATGCCCGCGTTGCTAATGCGGACTCCTGGAATACGACTACCCGATCTGGAGGTCACTATGAACCTTATACACCCAACCCTGAAATAATAGAATTGGCTAAAAAGGCTCAGGAACCGTTCGAACTGGATTTCACTTGTGTTGATCTGGTTGAAGCACCTGAAGGGCCCCGTATCTTCGAAGTTTCTGCCTTTGGAGGATTCAAGGGATTAAAAGATGCCCATGGAATTGATGCAGCAGAACTTTATGTTGACCATGTCCTGGAGGGTTTGCGTCATGGAAAAAATTGAGTACACCGCGATGGAAATTGCTGAAATTTACAAGAATATGCATAACTTTCCCCATGAATTGAACCTTAAATTCGGAGATTGCCGTATTCGGGTAAAAACCAACTCCGAGCCACTTTGCGACCACCTCATTCGCTATTTTCAGGATTTCCAGGCTGATGAGCTTTCAACTCCTGATATTGAAATTACTGCAGTAGAGACGGAAATTCAGGGTTTCAATGTTGATTTTGAGACCCGTCAACCCGAACCAGGGAAAAGAAAAATAAAAGAAGAATATTTTGATTTTATTGATGGACGGATTGTTCGCAAGCGACTGACGGGAATGTGCTTCATTTTTGGGAAAGAGTTGAATCTGGCGGTAGGTCCTTGCTTTAAAAACGACAATCAGGTGATAAATTTTATAAACAACCGATTTATTGAATGGATGCTCAAAAAGGAAATGCTTCTGGCTCATTG contains:
- a CDS encoding DUF4040 domain-containing protein — protein: MIFSFEILLLLLLLVTAAGAIMVKDLMSSVLLLGSYSFFLALVWAWFGAVDVAFVEAVVGAGLGTVLFLLTLFGTAPKDTRLRRPPPTLSTLIVFPLLGVLLLYAANDLPGFGDPNSPASVHISPTYLERSYQDTHTPNVVTSVLMDYRSLDTMVETVVIFTAGIACALLLRRHV
- a CDS encoding cation:proton antiporter translates to MIRPHDSIIVQTLGRFLVPVVQIFGLYVLFFGQYGPGGGFVGGVILGTGMILSVLIFGHDASRSQIAKKILHGDGVGMLIYAGVGGLCMIGGGEFLNYANLEIPGLEEASRRSLGIVLTQVGVAVDVAVTAVSIVFSLSAEEIMEDSING
- a CDS encoding cation:proton antiporter subunit C, coding for MADAILAVFQRPNFLVFVIIFLWGFYIMVTRYNLVKKLIGMYLVQTSVIFFLVSISAKRGATVPVLVSTTEPVQAASYANPLPHVLTLTAIVVGVATTGVGLALCAAIYRRYGSLDEQKILEKLE
- a CDS encoding hydrogenase 4 subunit B — its product is MIHQLPVVLFLLPLFAAISMPVVCLKHRHWSQPISMAILSAMVLVSILNLLYVIEHGEMRYVFGGWAAPFGIEWVADGLASVIMVVLSALGLLGVVFTVSTVPKDLGGRIVHYYTLVLLLISAMTGIVFAGDLFNLFVFLEVAAISSYALIGLAGGRALFAAFRYLVLGTLGASLYLLGVSYLYAVSGTLNMSDLAVIIPSLLSSKALVGGLLFMFIGLGIKMALVPFHSWMPEAYSYAPESVSPILASLVTKVALLAWIRVIYWVFNASIVIYNIPILLLVEVLGALAAIIGASLALAQKDIKMMFAYGGISHIGIILIGIGQGNATGFAGGIFYLLNDAVMQAALFFLAGVAFCQYGVRTVEDIGRVGKHAPWLTGSLIVVAMGMIGLPPTGGFFGKWYIILGALDAGNYVSVAAVLLSTLLTLAYFVKLFEGIFRKTSTPSDIPSSEIPFSFKLTLGITSAAVVILGLLSAPIVELLLSRTLPPGL
- a CDS encoding NADH-quinone oxidoreductase subunit L, coding for MAIFILIPLLPLLASILLFTGGRRWGENGHRIGIPAIGLSFALSVAAFVEVLGNGPFSVSLYRLFQSGSLTIDISLYVDQLTVLLLLLVTGVSGVVHVYSSRYMIGEPRYNRFFAVIALFTFSMILLVMSGNLLMLLISWEVMGICSYLLISHAAERPSAGKAATKAFLVNAVADIGLSFGIILTFFTFGTLDIQTILAQAEGMQDHTINILGWMGMELFIHPVTVIPFFLFMGAMGKSAQMPFHVWLPFAMEAPTPVSALIHAATMVNAGPFLLVRLSPLFVLSPCAMTFIFIVGAATAVFAGIVSLTQSDIKKILAYSTISQIGFMVMACGLGAFAVAIFHLLAHGCYKAFFFLSTGNSLRSVEQDLEHADHEHHNSDGMGVLYGGALLLALLPPFVLFSGSYENLWKVTGFASASLGFKVIGLITVFVASQYLFKGVTSIFAHGPKTYWPASGEYGQEAQFARPKLFNSSILTGLVLALVLVGGLMTLFWNWFANFLAPVFIFQKVLLGAGEVEQGVSVWLVVSLGVAAVGWAYAYLNQNRSQHQLSRSIWKSNRFYVLFWNKGYFDEIYDVYLIKPTIRFAHWMWQRIDIKVIDRFIHSIANYSVNFARWLWRIMDVSIIDRFIHFIASYSVKFAGRLWRIVDIRWLEKNVGEMAEQVNDAGQILQEMESRTIQHQLLVMIFWLVAMTGLLYFLV
- a CDS encoding NADH-quinone oxidoreductase subunit M, translated to MAMLMDHLISWMIAVPFLGIVILAFVRKVESIRRIAFIITLVEFFLSLILWGGFDPTQHEMQFVERVMWMSTFNIQYAVGVDGISILLVLLTAFLCPLCILCSWTGITTRVRAYLSLILLVEGAMIVVFTALDLFLFFMLWEVTMIPMYFMIILWGGPNRIAAGLKFVLYSLTGSLLLLVGILGIYLNGGHTYDLLVLSEQTYSSSTQFWLFLAFFLAFAIKMPMVPFHTWLPDAHSEAPTAGSVILAGVLLKMGGYGFLRFCLPMFPEASANFAPFILWLSVIAIIYGGYLALAQSDLKKLVAYSSVSHMGFVTLGIFVFNSQGIQGAVLQMFNHGITTAALFIAVGQLYDRTHSRAISDYGGLHKPMPRFVAFFFLFSVAAFGLPGTCNFIGEFLVLVGTSYVSFAMVLISMGGILLAASYMLWMLQRLVLGEPKTEAAKVLPDLSNRELATLIPLAIMILGIGLYPGPLMEAMDTSVLQLIEETTGSQLDEVTQLPVVK
- a CDS encoding zinc-dependent peptidase, with protein sequence MWQWLRNTQRKKILSASFPEEWERCIQSNIQNYHHLNAEEKQRLRNLVQVFIAEKDWVGCNGLEMTDEIRVIIAAHACLLILALPNDYYRKVESIYVYPTTVLSPENSIGFFEVRTTPVSGPMPILGEAHRRGPVILVWDAVKRETRHPEHGHNVVYHEFAHKLDMLDDSADGTPPLATPEEYQRWVEVCSKEYLKLCDQVEQGRPTFLDSYAATNEAEFFAVATEYFFSKPETMKDHHPILYQVLQGFYRQDPANRAVAHRLF
- a CDS encoding amphi-Trp domain-containing protein; amino-acid sequence: MASMDDEFRHESLQDTESIRNYLQALLDGFENGRILFGTRKKKLILEPNGLLNLAVKARRKNKEVRISVKINWKEEKDGKDAGKDLLEIKPGKKKNR